Proteins from one Anastrepha obliqua isolate idAnaObli1 chromosome 2, idAnaObli1_1.0, whole genome shotgun sequence genomic window:
- the LOC129239355 gene encoding uncharacterized protein LOC129239355, protein MKRLVICLLLLGVSQVTPTLHAFKKSLLFGGGGSGGCGGGCGGGGFGGYGGGGGGYGGGGHGYTSPSIVVVKQLPSYGGGGYSGGGGGGGCGSGGCGGGGYRPNYGGGGGGGGFKPSYGGGGGGGYGGNNAYSSSSANSYSGGYGGSGGNGGYGGHPGGGGSGFCNTCGGGGGGGGGYGGGGAYASAQSSASAHAGSW, encoded by the coding sequence ATGAAACGTTTGGTGATCTGTTTGCTACTGTTGGGTGTGTCTCAAGTCACACCCACATTGCACGCATTTAAGAAGTCTTTGTTGTTCGGTGGAGGTGGCAGTGGCGGTTGCGGTGGTGGCTGTGGCGGCGGTGGCTTTGGAGGTTATGGTGGAGGTGGCGGTGGATATGGCGGCGGCGGACATGGCTATACCTCTCCCAGTATAGTTGTAGTGAAACAGTTGCCTTCATATGGCGGCGGTGGCTAtagcggtggtggtggtggtggtggttgtgGTAGTGGTGGTTGCGGCGGTGGCGGTTATAGACCCAACtatggcggcggcggcggcggcggtggcTTCAAGCCTAGCTATGGCGGTGGCGGCGGTGGTGGTTATGGCGGCAATAACGCATACTCATCCAGCAGTGCGAACAGCTACAGCGGTGGTTATGGGGGCAGTGGTGGCAATGGAGGCTATGGCGGTCATCCAGGTGGTGGCGGTAGTGGCTTTTGTAACAcctgtggtggtggtggtggtggcggcggtggttatggtggtggtggtgcctACGCCAGTGCGCAATCGTCGGCTAGCGCCCACGCTGGTTCATGGTAA
- the LOC129238121 gene encoding loricrin-like, with the protein MKVFVCILAYLAVASAGGGGYIPHGGGGGGYAGYGGSSSAGSSSYASSGGLTHSAGGGAGYGGGAGYGGGGGYGGGRQYAGGFGKGGGGGGGVSHVYRKSGGGLGSSGWKSGGSSIGAGGYGGGRGSGFGVGYGGGRKVGLYGGGIGGGTSYGSGGGGAGFGVPQGGYGSGGSSYGGGASSVASSSASSSANSYGSSGAGLYGGGSSGYGGAAGLGGYGGSSGSGGYGGYGGSHGGLGGYGGSSGSGGYGGYAAGSASASSSSGGWWKD; encoded by the exons ATGAAG GTTTTCGTCTGTATCTTAGCGTATTTGGCGGTCGCCAGTGCAGGAGGTGGTGGTTATATACCAcacggtggtggtggtggtggttatGCCGGCTACGGTGGCAGTAGCTCTGCTGGATCCTCCAGTTATGCCAGTTCTGGTGGACTAACGCATTCAGCCGGTGGCGGGGCTGGTTATGGTGGCGGTGCTGGCTATGGTGGCGGCGGTGGTTATGGTGGCGGCAGACAGTATGCTGGTGGTTTTGGAAAAGGAGGTGGTGGAGGCGGTGGTGTTTCCCATGTCTATCGCAAAAGTG GCGGTGGTCTCGGCAGTAGTGGTTGGAAAAGTGGTGGTTCATCAATCGGTGCTGGCGGCTATGGTGGCGGCAGGGGTAGTGGCTTTGGTGTCGGATATGGCGGCGGGCGAAAAGTTGGTTTGTATGGCGGTGGTATTGGCGGCGGTACTTCGTATGGCAGTGGTGGAGGCGGTGCTGGTTTTGGCGTCCCTCAAGGCGGTTATGGTAGCGGTGGTTCTTCATATGGTGGTGGCGCAAGTTCCGTTGCCAGCTCTAGTGCCAGTTCTTCTGCTAACTCATATGGCTCGTCAGGTGCTGGTCTCTACGGCGGTGGTTCAAGTGGATATGGTGGTGCTGCAGGATTGGGAGGCTATGGCGGCTCCAGTGGAAGTGGTGGATATGGTGGATACGGGGGATCGCATGGAGGCTTGGGAGGCTATGGTGGATCCAGTGGAAGTGGTGGATATGGTGGATATGCTGCGGGTAGTGCTTCGGCTAGTAGCAGTTCTGGCGGTTGGTGGAAAGATTAA